In one window of Candidatus Sulfuricurvum sp. RIFRC-1 DNA:
- the rsfS gene encoding ribosome silencing factor, with amino-acid sequence MNPRIEKISAILDQNKAEAIEVFDLHGSDYFADYVILASSLGERHTIALLDHLKKGLKPEEQFLYVDESGDWVAIDLGDILIHILTPQYRVKYDLESFLGEITARKNKQ; translated from the coding sequence GTGAACCCACGAATTGAAAAGATCAGTGCTATTCTCGATCAAAATAAAGCCGAAGCAATCGAAGTATTCGACCTTCATGGTAGCGATTATTTCGCCGACTACGTTATTCTCGCATCATCATTAGGAGAGCGTCACACCATAGCGTTGCTCGATCACCTCAAAAAAGGGCTCAAACCCGAAGAGCAGTTTTTGTACGTTGATGAAAGCGGAGACTGGGTTGCAATTGATCTGGGTGACATCCTCATCCATATCCTCACTCCGCAATACCGCGTTAAATACGACCTGGAAAGCTTTTTGGGCGAAATTACTGCACGAAAAAATAAACAATAA
- the miaA gene encoding tRNA (adenosine(37)-N6)-dimethylallyltransferase MiaA, with protein sequence MKTLAIIGSTASGKSDLALSLAQQYNALILSIDSLSIYKEIDIASAKPSKSELSMVEHFGIDRLKPDETASVITFIDEYHSIRNKALRENRNIIIVGGSSFYLKSMIDGLSKIPDYSPETLQKTKAMLSDLSECHRLLSDIDPLTMDKITPSDTYRIEKMLLIYLESGLAPSEWFHAHPPQPIITECPVLNLQVDREILRNRIALRTDKMIHSGLIDEVAELERLYGRIPNSMKSIGIVETLEYLDGKLTKNELIDQISIHTGQLAKRQQTFNTHQFTLSASGLSEELMGIAEIILK encoded by the coding sequence ATGAAAACCTTAGCGATTATCGGTTCCACGGCATCAGGCAAGAGTGATTTGGCACTCTCTCTTGCACAGCAGTATAATGCCCTAATCCTCTCCATCGATTCTCTCAGTATCTATAAAGAGATCGATATCGCCTCGGCTAAACCTTCCAAATCTGAGCTCTCAATGGTAGAGCATTTCGGCATTGATCGGCTCAAACCGGATGAAACAGCCAGCGTCATCACTTTTATCGATGAATATCACTCCATACGAAATAAAGCGTTGAGGGAAAACCGAAACATCATCATTGTCGGCGGAAGCAGTTTTTACCTCAAAAGCATGATCGATGGTTTATCTAAAATTCCCGATTATTCTCCTGAGACTCTGCAAAAAACAAAAGCTATGCTCAGTGATCTGAGTGAATGTCATCGTCTATTGAGCGATATCGATCCTCTCACAATGGATAAAATCACTCCAAGTGATACCTATCGGATCGAAAAAATGCTCCTCATCTATCTCGAATCGGGGTTGGCTCCCTCAGAATGGTTTCACGCTCATCCGCCGCAGCCGATCATCACCGAGTGTCCCGTACTCAATTTGCAGGTTGATCGGGAGATACTGCGCAATCGAATTGCTCTGCGTACCGACAAAATGATTCATTCGGGACTGATTGATGAAGTTGCCGAGCTCGAACGTCTCTACGGAAGAATCCCCAACAGTATGAAATCGATCGGGATAGTTGAAACATTGGAGTATTTAGACGGAAAACTGACAAAAAATGAGCTTATCGATCAGATCAGCATCCATACAGGACAATTAGCGAAGCGGCAACAGACTTTTAATACTCATCAGTTTACTTTGAGTGCCAGCGGTTTATCCGAAGAACTCATGGGTATCGCCGAAATAATTTTAAAATAG
- the nuoN gene encoding NADH-quinone oxidoreductase subunit NuoN, with product MLEPINVSLASLNLATLAPMVVAIVGALTILVIDMIKGGLNKSLYVMISLLFLLLDLGALVDFAGVFLKNGTILGFFDVMLMDGIAILSQIIIVVGSMLFIPLALTSKRFHEYDYPEYFALFLFMIAGFQFMVATDNLILIFVGLETASLALYTLIALHNRSKSFEAAVKYFTMGALAAGFFAFGSMILYAISGSVEINQIATVLAEDHYSNIGYVLVAMAFMIAAFGFKLSMVPFHTWTPDVYEGSSAALAGYMSIVPKIAGFVVAMRLFEFLVHSGVVWLQVILYIGVVVTMTASNIWALVQSDVKRMLAYSSISHAGFVMAAILIGTTQSNTGLFLYWALFSFTNLGAFTMLWVNRQKNLLPGQSSDHPYEKFSGMVKTMPMGAVMMALFMLSLAGIPPFGLFWGKIYMIGSAVSAGYTVLALIMALNSAIAGYYYLKLIVFMFMKEPMVGYEKFYFMNASLSLKTIIGIAVVGTIFAVFAVNPLLKVITLFVYNSGY from the coding sequence ATGTTGGAGCCGATTAATGTTTCACTAGCGTCGCTTAATTTAGCGACCTTAGCTCCGATGGTTGTCGCAATCGTTGGTGCACTGACTATTTTAGTGATCGATATGATAAAGGGGGGGTTAAACAAATCATTATACGTAATGATCAGCCTTCTTTTCTTACTCCTTGATTTGGGTGCATTGGTCGATTTTGCCGGTGTTTTTCTTAAAAACGGAACGATTTTAGGGTTCTTTGACGTCATGCTGATGGATGGGATTGCGATCCTTTCACAAATTATTATTGTTGTCGGGTCCATGCTATTTATCCCATTGGCACTAACCTCAAAACGTTTTCATGAGTATGATTATCCTGAGTATTTTGCCCTCTTCTTGTTTATGATTGCGGGCTTCCAGTTTATGGTAGCTACCGATAATCTTATTTTGATTTTTGTCGGTTTAGAGACAGCATCGTTGGCACTTTATACCTTGATCGCCTTACACAACCGTTCTAAATCGTTTGAAGCGGCAGTGAAGTATTTTACGATGGGCGCACTGGCAGCCGGTTTCTTTGCATTCGGTTCGATGATTTTATACGCCATCAGCGGTTCGGTTGAAATTAACCAAATTGCTACCGTATTGGCAGAAGATCATTACAGCAATATCGGATATGTACTTGTCGCAATGGCATTTATGATCGCGGCATTTGGATTCAAACTCTCAATGGTGCCGTTTCATACGTGGACACCGGACGTATATGAGGGTTCATCAGCGGCACTTGCCGGTTATATGTCTATCGTTCCGAAAATCGCAGGATTCGTCGTCGCAATGCGTTTGTTCGAATTCTTGGTACACAGCGGTGTCGTATGGCTTCAAGTGATTCTCTACATCGGAGTGGTTGTGACGATGACCGCTTCGAATATCTGGGCATTGGTTCAGAGCGATGTTAAACGTATGTTGGCGTACAGCTCTATCAGTCATGCCGGTTTTGTAATGGCGGCAATTTTGATCGGTACGACACAATCAAATACGGGTTTATTCTTGTATTGGGCATTGTTTAGCTTTACCAATCTTGGTGCGTTTACCATGCTATGGGTAAACCGTCAGAAAAATCTCCTTCCGGGACAAAGTTCGGATCATCCGTACGAAAAATTCTCAGGTATGGTAAAAACCATGCCGATGGGTGCGGTGATGATGGCGTTGTTTATGCTCTCTCTCGCCGGTATTCCACCGTTTGGTCTGTTTTGGGGTAAAATATACATGATTGGTTCAGCGGTAAGCGCAGGATATACCGTTCTGGCTCTTATTATGGCGCTTAACTCGGCAATCGCAGGGTATTATTACCTCAAATTGATTGTTTTCATGTTTATGAAAGAGCCGATGGTAGGGTATGAAAAGTTCTATTTTATGAATGCTTCACTCTCTCTCAAAACCATTATCGGGATAGCAGTTGTCGGGACTATTTTTGCAGTCTTTGCCGTGAATCCTTTGTTGAAAGTTATTACGCTATTCGTGTATAATAGCGGCTATTAA
- the mqnP gene encoding menaquinone biosynthesis prenyltransferase MqnP, protein MKRLVKRLQDFNELVMFQHSVFSLPFIFIAMIVAADGWFGFKLLILGALAAISARNAAMGFNRYVDRVYDQYNPRTAGRPSVDGRLDGASIAIFTAVNALVFMAVAYFVNDLAFYVSLPVLLVLFSYSYFKRFSSMAHIVLGISLGLAPMAGAIAVLGTVPLWSVYLSIGVVFWVAGFDLLYSLQDMEFDKTNGLHSIPSRYGSSATLKISVTFHLLSVLFWGLFVSTAELGFFAVAAIVFSALMLTYEHYLVRKDFTQIDRAFFTVNGYLGFVFIGLIILDKVVNL, encoded by the coding sequence GTGAAACGATTAGTGAAAAGATTACAAGACTTTAATGAGCTGGTGATGTTTCAGCACAGTGTCTTTTCGCTCCCTTTTATTTTTATTGCGATGATCGTAGCGGCGGATGGCTGGTTTGGCTTTAAACTTCTCATTTTGGGTGCATTGGCAGCGATCAGTGCCCGTAATGCAGCCATGGGATTTAACCGCTATGTCGATCGCGTTTACGATCAATATAATCCCCGCACAGCAGGACGTCCCAGTGTGGATGGCCGTCTGGACGGGGCATCCATTGCTATTTTTACCGCTGTCAACGCTTTAGTCTTTATGGCGGTAGCCTATTTTGTCAACGATTTAGCATTTTATGTGAGTCTGCCGGTACTTCTGGTACTGTTTAGTTATTCGTATTTCAAACGCTTTAGTTCGATGGCTCATATCGTCTTAGGGATATCATTGGGCCTTGCACCGATGGCAGGGGCAATAGCGGTTTTGGGAACGGTACCTCTGTGGTCCGTTTATTTGAGTATTGGCGTCGTTTTTTGGGTGGCAGGGTTTGATTTGCTGTATTCATTGCAGGATATGGAATTTGATAAAACAAATGGCCTTCACTCTATCCCATCACGTTATGGGAGCAGTGCTACCCTTAAAATTTCCGTTACCTTTCATCTTTTGAGTGTTCTGTTCTGGGGGCTCTTTGTCAGTACCGCAGAGTTAGGATTCTTTGCTGTTGCCGCTATTGTTTTTAGTGCCTTGATGCTTACGTATGAGCATTACCTCGTACGTAAAGATTTTACTCAGATCGATCGGGCTTTTTTTACGGTGAACGGCTATTTGGGCTTTGTGTTTATCGGATTGATTATTTTAGATAAGGTGGTAAATCTATGA
- the nadD gene encoding nicotinate (nicotinamide) nucleotide adenylyltransferase: protein MKLALYGGSFDPPHAGHVAVVTKALEVLSVDKVIIVPAWRNPFKPSVVADGAFRYEWLKEIFAPLEKVEISDFEITQEKSVYTIETVKHYTTQCDEIYLIIGADNLEKLPTWHSFNELNTMVHWVVAARSDIPIPENMIRLTINAPISSSDFRASGSPLGLEANIEQKITTYYKEHL from the coding sequence ATGAAGCTTGCACTCTACGGCGGCAGTTTCGATCCGCCGCATGCCGGACATGTCGCTGTCGTTACCAAAGCGCTGGAAGTTTTGAGTGTCGATAAGGTTATTATTGTCCCTGCATGGCGCAATCCGTTCAAGCCCTCCGTTGTCGCTGATGGAGCATTCCGTTACGAGTGGTTGAAAGAAATTTTTGCCCCTTTGGAAAAGGTAGAAATCAGCGATTTTGAGATCACCCAAGAAAAAAGTGTGTATACCATCGAAACGGTAAAACATTATACGACTCAATGCGATGAGATTTACCTCATTATCGGAGCCGATAATCTCGAAAAACTGCCAACTTGGCACTCTTTTAATGAACTTAATACTATGGTGCACTGGGTCGTTGCAGCACGCTCCGACATCCCAATCCCGGAAAATATGATTCGGCTCACTATCAACGCACCGATCAGTTCAAGCGATTTTCGTGCCTCGGGAAGCCCTTTGGGGTTGGAGGCGAATATCGAACAAAAAATTACAACCTACTACAAGGAACATCTGTGA